A stretch of Chanodichthys erythropterus isolate Z2021 chromosome 20, ASM2448905v1, whole genome shotgun sequence DNA encodes these proteins:
- the LOC137008708 gene encoding uncharacterized protein KIAA0408-like yields the protein MAALELHCGPEPGSCVWGGERADLLDSFDSEMQEWEDQLQDMQRKIEELYSEVKARREASESGTNNVTNNKSLDITLLPVNSHYRYQANGYHEPHGHPNNNFPIRQCNEVRADCSVMQSLGFHHPSDYYNGSNNYSLDSLGKGSHYPTSCHDLERQDATLDILNGYLQKGPHFGKNLGNLETPNANPKVYPVTQSYQDSMKTSMVTNRTALCVVQDEFEEAENKKNKKSSWDDSQARHVSWKDPVSSNELPPKYSASKLAVRQRDASPVTPRSTYHESSQQSDRKCLLLDRKSGSPSVLRKFGAMLQENEGKTLIEDGLVTTVVSTEPPRHTSTPICQSKFDAKRASTRAPVQKCLADCDVLVAELELSQEPWAAGPSRHLLNGDRDSGRGGSTLEQYGLSFNLSPSQSHLKSKYHKAPQGPKASKSGFQGEDLISDYQMVERILAAGSQNFRKIHTGLSVDTMRQGNDNLEQLLEMMEIENNRSQRVTFTQQLDTKQVNHELSPAPSSSNFSRPARPANQRRPSRWAKHAPSSKIAHTSCPPSPGLKAKQFLNSYSQHTETVIM from the exons ATGGCCGCATTGGAATTGCACTGTGGGCCGGAGCCTGGGAGTTGTGTGTGGGGTGGAGAGAGAGCTGACCTGCTTGATAGTTTTGACTCTGAGATGCAGGAATGGGAAGATCAACTACAGGACATGCAGAGGAAGATTGAAGAG TTGTACAGTGAGGTCAAAGCAAGAAGAGAAGCCAGCGAAAGTGGCACAAACAATGTCACAAACAACAAAAGCCTGGACATTACTTTGCTTCCTGTCAACTCTCATTATAGATACCAGGCCAATGGTTATCATGAACCCCATGGTCACCCCAACAACAACTTCCCAATTCGTCAATGCAATGAAGTAAGAGCAGATTGTTCAGTTATGCAAAGCCTTGGGTTTCACCACCCCAGTGATTACTATAATGGCTCCAACAATTACTCACTTGATTCCCTGGGCAAAGGCAGCCATTATCCTACCAGTTGTCATGATCTTGAAAGGCAAGATGCCACCCTAGACATCCTCAATGGATATCTCCAAAAGGGCCCGCATTTTGGAAAGAACTTAGGGAATCTTGAAACCCCAAATGCA AACCCCAAGGTATATCCAGTTACACAAAGTTATCAAGATAGCATGAAGACTAGCATGGTGACAAACAG GACTGCATTGTGTGTAGTTCAGGATGAGTTTGAGGAGGCTGAGAACAAGAAGAACAAGAAATCAAGTTGGGATGACTCCCAAGCCCGCCACGTTAGCTGGAAAGACCCAGTTTCATCCAACGAGCTTCCCCCTAAATATTCAGCTTCCAAACTGGCAGTCAGACAGAGAGATGCTTCTCCTGTAACCCCTCGTTCCACTTACCATGAGTCATCACAACAATCTGACAGGAAGTGCCTCTTGCTTGACAGGAAATCTGGCAGCCCATCAGTGTTGCGTAAGTTTGGTGCCATGTTGCAGGAGAACGAGGGGAAAACCCTGATAGAGGATGGTCTTGTGACCACAGTTGTTTCCACTGAACCTCCAAGGCACACCAGCACTCCCATTTGCCAGAGCAAGTTTGATGCCAAGCGGGCATCCACGCGTGCGCCCGTCCAGAAATGCCTTGCAGACTGTGACGTACTGGTAGCAGAACTGGAGCTCAGCCAGGAGCCTTGGGCAGCTGGTCCTTCTAGACATCTCCTGAATGGAGACAGAGACAGTGGGAGGGGTGGTAGTACTCTTGAACAGTATGGCTTGTCCTTTAACTTAAGCCCGTCACAGTCTCACCTTAAATCAAAGTATCACAAGGCACCTCAAGGGCCTAAAGCCAGCAAATCAGGCTTCCAGGGTGAGGACCTAATTTCTGACTACCAGATGGTGGAGAGGATTCTGGCAGCAGGATCTCAAAACTTCAGGAAGATACACACAGGACTTAGTGTTGATACCATGAGACAGGGAAATGACAACTTGGAGCAACTTCTAGAAATGATGGAAATAGAGAACAACAGAAGTCAGAGGGTCACATTCACCCAGCAACTGGACACCAAGCAG GTCAACCATGAGTTGTCTCCTGCCCCCAGCAGTAGCAATTTTTCCCGTCCTGCTAGACCAGCCAATCAACGTCGTCCATCCAGGTGGGCAAAGCATGCCCCCTCAAGCAAAATCGCCCACACATCCTGCCCACCAAGCCCTGGCCTGAAAGCCAAACAGTTCTTGAATTCATATTCCCAGCACACAGAAACTGTGATCATGTGA
- the rnf146 gene encoding E3 ubiquitin-protein ligase rnf146, which yields MASCGEVNLSMDSLTSGKKVSGESVTEGSPSPSSPSLPVPECAICLQSCVHPVRLPCRHIFCFLCVKGASWHSKRCALCRQEVPEDFLERPTLLSPEELKASATGGRGAGTGGHAWYYEGRNGWWQYDERTSRELEDAFNKGKKSAEMLIAGFLYVADLENMVQYRRNEHGRRRRMKRDVVDIPKKGVAGLRLDPDPNPTVGSGTGTVPIATPAVADLNGSVDGATAERESSADGADTGVSGGRPQGVFAPAPVRPPTVLGGHLTSPASSSDIQLVQALGQLDIAEPEQEEDGENEEDSAAPDAASGYESESGDSEYEDEQDGESEDEHTEVSQGRHRLQQLDRPPPGGGPASSGDRSGCPDGQCTVTKV from the coding sequence ATGGCCAGTTGCGGCGAGGTTAATCTTTCCATGGACTCCCTGACTTCAGGCAAGAAGGTGAGTGGGGAGTCTGTGACCGAGGGAAGTCCGTCACCTTCGTCTCCTTCCCTGCCCGTTCCAGAGTGCGCTATCTGCCTGCAGAGCTGCGTCCACCCCGTACGTCTGCCGTGCCGCCATATCTTCTGCTTCCTCTGTGTGAAAGGAGCTTCCTGGCACAGCAAACGCTGCGCTCTTTGTAGACAGGAAGTGCCGGAGGACTTCCTGGAGCGTCCCACTTTGCTCTCACCTGAAGAGCTGAAGGCTTCGGCGACGGGCGGACGCGGTGCGGGGACCGGTGGTCACGCATGGTACTACGAGGGCCGTAATGGATGGTGGCAGTACGACGAGCGGACGAGCCGAGAGTTAGAGGATGCTTTCAACAAGGGCAAAAAGAGCGCAGAGATGCTGATTGCTGGCTTCCTGTACGTTGCCGACCTGGAGAACATGGTGCAGTACAGGAGGAACGAACACGGCCGTAGGCGGAGGATGAAGAGGGATGTGGTGGACATCCCTAAAAAAGGTGTGGCTGGACTAAGACTTGATCCAGATCCCAATCCAACAGTGGGGTCGGGAACGGGAACGGTTCCCATTGCGACGCCCGCAGTTGCGGATTTAAACGGAAGTGTGGACGGAGCCACAGCGGAACGAGAGAGCTCGGCGGATGGAGCGGACACTGGGGTCAGCGGAGGACGTCCTCAAGGCGTCTTTGCTCCCGCTCCCGTAAGGCCACCGACTGTCTTAGGCGGTCACCTGACCAGCCCTGCTTCCTCCAGCGACATTCAGCTTGTACAGGCTCTCGGCCAACTCGATATCGCCGAGCCAGAACAGGAAGAAGATGGGGAAAATGAAGAAGATTCGGCCGCTCCGGACGCCGCCTCGGGGTATGAATCCGAGTCTGGCGACAGCGAGTATGAAGATGAGCAGGATGGGGAAAGTGAAGATGAGCACACGGAAGTATCCCAGGGTAGgcatagactgcagcaattggACAGACCGCCCCCTGGTGGTGGGCCTGCGAGTAGCGGAGATCGATCTGGGTGCCCCGACGGTCAGTGCACCGTTACAAAGGTCTGA